The sequence GCCCCCGATGAGCCGGCTCATTATAACTACATCCGCTACCTCGCTGAACACGGTGCCTTCCCTGTTCTTCAGGTGGGGGATTACGACTTCGCCTACCTGGAGAAACTGAAGGCAGCTAAATTCCCGGAGGCAATGCCTGTTGATACCATCCGCTACGAGTCCCACCAGCCTCCGCTCTATTACCTATTGGCTACCCCGCTCTTTCTGACCACGCGTCAGTTGCCCCTCGATCAACAGGTTATCGTCCTGCGCCTACTCTCGGCCCTGTTTGGGGCGCTTCTCCTGATCACTGCTTACCATATCGTTTCTCGCCTGTTCCCGGCCGATGAGTTACTCCAGGTGGCCGTGCCTGGTTTTATCGCCTTCATCCCTATGTACATCGCCACGACGGCGGCGATCGATAATGATACTCTGAGCAATCTTATTCTTTCCCTTATTATCCTCGTTTCGATAATCGCTCTCCAACGAGCGAAATGGACGACCACGGTTGGACTGGAACAAAACGATGAGGGGGAAAGGGGCCAAGCCAATCCATCACCCCTTCGGTTCTGGCTTAGTCTCGGTCTTCTCATTGGTCTGGGGTTGCTCACCAAACTGACCAGTTACATCGCTCTGCCTCTTGTAGCCTTCGCTGTCTGTTCGGTTGAATGGCCGTGGCGACCGCTGGGGCGACCGCTGGGACGCATCGTTCAGCGACTGGCTATCGTTTACGGTGCGGCTGCGGTTATTTCCGGTTGGTGGTTTGTACGGAATGCCCTGGTATATGGAGGACTTGACCTGTTTGGACTGCGACGCCACGATCTAGTGGTCGTTGGCCAGCCTCTGACGGGGCGGTTTGACCTGGCAGCGGCGAAATATTTTCTGATCGTTTTCTTCCGCAGCTTCTGGGCCCAGTTTGGCTGGATGGGTATCCTCGTTGATGAACGTATCTATCTCCTGCTGGCGGTGCTGAGCCTTCTGGCTGGGATTGGGCTCCTCCTGTTTGTGCTAAAGATCGTCCAGGTACCGCACTTGCTCACCTCGTTTCAGAAGGTGTCACTTGGACTGCTTCTCCTCAGTTTTATCCTCACCTTTGGCGGCGTGTTGCAGTACAACCTGACCTATATTCAGGCGCAGGGGCGGTATCTGTTCCCAGCCATCGTGGCTATTGGCACCTTCTTCGTGCTGGGGTTGCGCGAACTGCTGGCTGAGGAGCATCGCCCGCTCCTCTTCGGAATTCTCCTTCTCGGTCTCCTTGGACTAGATCTGCTTTGTCTCCTTCGCTTTATCGTTCCGGCCTTCGCCTCTTAGCTGTGAGATTGTTGGACTTTCATAACACCCCCAAACCCTCTTAAGGGGGTTCAAGGTGGCCCTGCGGGCTTTTTTGTGATCTGGGGCACATCCCCAGGCCCCTGCCAAAGGGGCTACGCCCCCTTGGAAACCCCGTTCAAGGTGGCCCTGCGGGCTATTTTGTTCTATTAGGGCGATACCTCCTGAAACCCCCAGCAGGAGGGCTTCGCCTCTCCGCACTCCCCATCATGAAAGAGGCTTTTTTATCTCCAAAATTTGACCCGATTCAGGACTTTGGCTATAATTATTATTGGTTTCTGGGCCGACGTAGCTCAGTGGCAGAGCAATTGTTTCGTAAACAATCGGTCGTCGGTTCGAATCCGACCGTCGGCTCCCAGATACGTTTTGTTCCGCCTTCGGATCGAAGGCGACTATCCTTTGCACATTCTCCCCATCATTTTGAACTACCCATGCTACATAGACACAGCGACCAGGTGAGAGCGGCGATAAGTTGAGGAGCTGTGCTGGACCGCTAACGCCGGCGACGCGTATCCCTCTAAAGAGGTGATCATCGTGGCAGGTGGGGAAAGAGAATCGCTGAAACAGAAAACGAATCTCTGGGCCAGGTTCCGCATCACCCCTGTAGTCAAGGGCAGTATACAGCAGGAAATCGTCGCGCTGGTTGCCTTCACCCTTCTGCTGCTCATCGGTTGGCTGGATTACAGCAGACAGTCACCTGTAACCTTCTGGATACTCTATCTTGTCCCGATTATAGGTGTGAGTATTTATGGACGATTGCTGCTCGCCGTCTCCTTCACCGTTTTTGCTGCTATCGTCTCCCTGCTGGCTGACCTGCTCTCTACCCCTGATCCGAGCCTATACATTTATGATTATTGGGAAGCATTCATCCGTTTACTGATCTGGGGCGTCGCTGCCATCGCCATATGCCGCTTAGCTCAAAGCAACAAGGCGCTGCGTGAATACCAGGAGGCGTTAGAGCAGGAACATCAGAAGGTACATGAATTGGCGCGTACGGATGAGCTAACTGGTCTATTTAACCTTCGCTATCTAAACGAGCGCATCAATGAGGAGATCGGACGGTCATGCCGCTTTGCTCATCCCTTAGCGGTCTTGATGATCGACGTGGACAACCTCAAGGGTGTTAACGATACCTATGGTCATGCTGAGGGTGATCGTCTCCTGAGGGAGATAGCACGGACCTTACGCGCTGCTGTGCGCAGTGTTGATGTCGTGGCCAGGGTCGGCGGCGACGAATTCGTGATAATCCTCCCGGAGACAGGGGCGCAGGGGGCCCGGGCTGTTGCTGAGCGCATCCTCGGGCTGGTTAGGGATAGGGTGAAGTTGTTCGATACTATTGTGCCCACCGTCAGCATCGGCCTGGCCTCCTATGAGCGGGTGATTCAGAGCGGAGAGGGCTTGATTAAAGCGGCTGATGAGGCCCTGTACCAGGCCAAGAGGGCCGGTAGAGGGCAATTTCGCGAGGTGAGTATGGTTCAAGAGGTGGGCACAGAAGGCTGTTACGGCTGAGCAGAGGAGCTCGCCAAATTACTCCAGACCGAGTCCTAGGTTGTGCACTATACAGTGCTCCTTCGATATTACTGGGGTTGAAGATCGCTGGGGTGACCTATTCCTTGCGATATGGCTCCAGGAGTTTGACCATCTCCGGGTCATCGGGGAAGGCCTCGGCTGTCAAGGTGAGCATCTTCCCCTCGTAGTTTGTGACCTTGCCCGCCCCATCTATGTGCAGATGGAGCACGCTCAATTGCTCCCCAAATCTACCATCCTGCACCAGGAGCGTTTCAGCGCCCTCCACCTTAGCTGGAGGCTGCGGTAAGCCCAGCATGGCCGAGCCGACGATCACGGTGATCCCGGGAACCTCCTTGGCTATCTTCTTATCGAGCTCTGGCCCCAGGTGGGAGAGAAGAATGATGATATTGGTTTCCCGCTTCACCTCGGCCACATATTCCTTAGCCATGGCCAGGATATCCAGGCTGCTCACCCCGCGGGCCTCGGGGGCGGTGGGAGATGGCCTGGTCAGGTCGGTCAACCCGATGATGGCCACCTTGCGTCCGCCTATCCTCATGATCTTGTAAGGTTGAGCGACCAGTTCGTTGGTACCGGTCTTAACGACGTTGGCCGAGAGGAAGGGGAAGGCGGCTTCCTTGGCCCGAGCCTGCACGACCTCGGGCCCGAGCTGGAAATCTTGATCCCCCAGTGTCATGGCATCGTACTTAAGTAGATTCATGGCCGCGACGATGACCCTGCCCTGGGTGCGGTTAGCGATGGGTTGTCCGAGTAGGGTGTTGCCAGCATCGAGGAGCAATACGTTACCACCCTGCGCCCGTTCTTGTCTTATCGCGGTGGCCCGCCGGGCCAGACCTCCCTTAGTGACCACTCAGCCGCACGGATCGATATATCCATTGGTATCGCTGCTGTGGATGATGGTTAGCTCGATCGGCTGAGGTGGAGTAACACCACTACAACCGCTCAAAGTGGGGATGAGCAAGGATGGCAGGATAGCGGCGATCAGCCAGATGCTTTTCATAGCGAACTCCAAAGCTGATAAATTTCTTGGTAGCCTCTGAAAGAGACGAACCTTCCCGGGGGCTATGCAGGGATTTCCCTGTTGGGCTGTCCTCAGTCAGCAGTATATCACCTCGCCCAGAGCTGTCAAGGTTGCAGGGGAGAAGGGCTGAGTGTGAGCTATGGCACCTTTACGCTCGGGGTAGGAATCCCCTGTCAGGCGGTTTTGGTGATCAGTTCCCGCTCTGGCAGAAGGCGACGGAGGAACTGCCCGGTGTACGAATGGGGCATCGCGGCGACCTCTTCCGGCGTCCCCTCCGCAATGACCCAGCCGCCAGCCTCACCGCCCTCCGGTCCCAGGTCGATGATCCAATCGGCGGTCTTAATCACATCGAGGTTATGCTCGATGACAAGCACACTATTACCGGCATCGACGAGACGCTCTAAGACTTGAAGGAGCTTCTCTACGTCGGCGAAATGAAGGCCGGTCGTCGGCTCATCCAAGATATACAAGGTGCGGCCTGTGGCACGCCGGGAGAGTTCTGTAGACAATTTCACACGCTGCGCCTCGCCACCGGAGAGGGTGGTGGCTGGCTGACCCAGTCTGATGTAACCTAGTCCCACATTGCTCAGGGTGGCCAGCTTGTTCTGGATGACAGGGATGTGCTCAAAAGACTTCAAGGCCTCATCCACCGTCATCTCTAACACATCAGCGATCGATTTGCCCTTATAGCGAATCTCCAAGGCCTCTCGGTTGTAACGCTTACCCTTACAAACCTCACAGGGCACATAGACATCGGGCAGGAACTGCATCTCTATTTGGATGATTCCCTCTCCCTGGCAGGCCTCGCAGCGGCCCCCTTTTACGTTGAAGGAGAACCGCCCCGGTTGATAACCGCGCATCCTCGCCTCTGGCACAGCGGCAAAGAGTTCGCGGATGGGCGTAAATACCCCCGTATAGGTGGCTGGATTCGAGCGTGGCGTGCGTCCGATGGGGGATTGATCGATGTTGACCACCTTATCCAGGTTCTCCAGTCCAATAACACCATCGTGATCGCCAGGCTTATCCCTGGCACGATAGAGTATTTGAGCCAGGCGTTTGTACAGGATATCATCGACGAGGGTACTTTTGCCGGAACCGGAGACGCCAGTGACACAGACGAACTTGCCCAAGGGGATATGGACGTCAACGTTCTTCAGGTTATGTTCTCTTGCCCCCTTGATGATCAGTTTTTTGCCGTTGCCGCTGCGACGTCGTGGAGGCACGGCTATCTTCCGTTCGCCACGCAGATATTGACCGGTGATGGAACGTGGGCAGTTCATTATGTCCTGGAGTGTACCAGCGGCTACGACCTCGCCACCGTGTTCGCCGGCGCCGGGTCCAATATCGATGATGTAGTCAGACGAGCGGATCGTTTCCTCATCGTGTTCGATCACCAGTACTGTATTCCCAATATCGCGCAGGCGCTTCAATGTATTGATGAGGCGTCGGTTATCGCGTTGGTGAAGCCCGATGCTGGGCTCATCCAGGATGTAGAGTACGCCCATCAAACTGCTGCCGATCTGTGTGGCTAAACGAATACGCTGGGCCTCTCCACCGGAAAGCGTCCCAGCCGCCCGGTCGATGGTGAGGTACTCCAGCCCGACGTCCAGTAGGAAGCCGAGGCGAGCGCGAATCTCCTTGATGACCTGCTTGGCGATGAGGCGCTCTCGTTCACTCAGTTGGGGCTCGAGGGTCTCAAACCAGCGCATCGCCTCGGTCACCGATAGGCGCGTGACGTCCACAATCGATTTGCCGGCGATGGTCACAGCGAGGCTCTCGGGCTTCAAGCGGGCGCCATTGCAGGCTGGACAGGGGCGCCCAGACATATAGCGCTCGATCTCGCTGCGGATATAGTCGGAATCCGTCTCCCGATAACGGCGTTCAAGGTTGGGGATGACCCCTTCAAAGGTCGTCTCGTACTCGTGCATCCGGCCATACCTGTTCTCGTGTCTGAGTCTGATAGTTGTTCCTCTGGAGCCATACAGTAAAATGTTCAGCTGCTCCTGGCTGAGGTTCTTCGCCGGAACGTGCATCGAGAAGCCGTAATGTCGGGCAACTGCCCCCAGCATGTGGGCGAAGTAAGTGTTGTTGGCGCTAGCTCTGCTCCAGGGTTGAATAGCTCCCTCCGCTAGCGTCAGTTCCTTGTTAGGAATGACCAGTTCGGGATCGATCTCCATAGTTATGCCCAGGCCGGTGCAGGTCCGACAAGCACCGTGTGGGCTATTGAAGGAGAAGGTGCGTGGGGCGATCTCGCCCAGGCTAATCCCGCAATGGACACAGGCGAAATGCTCCGAGAAGAGCAGTTCTGGCCCATCGATGATGGAGATAAGTACGACGCCGCCTCCCAGTTTAAGGGCTGTCTCCACTGAATCGGCCAGGCGGCCGGTATCAGGATTGACCCCTCGCCCGTTCTCATCCTCGGCGGTCTTCCTGATAACGAGACGGTCCACAACCACATCGATGGTATGTTTCTTATTCTTATCCATCTCGATCTCCTCACTGATGTCGTAGATGCGGCCATCTATTCGCACGCGCACGTAGCCGCTCTTGCGGACATCCTCGAGGACCTGCTGGTGTTCACCTTTGCGGTCACGGACAAGGGGGGCCATGATCATAATGCGGCTGCCCTCTGACAGTCCAAGGATGGTATCAACGATCTGTTGCACCGTCTGTTGGCTGATCTCACGCCCGCACTTGGGGCAGTGGGGATGTCCGACACGGGCAAATAACAGGCGTAGATAATCATAGGTCTCGGTCACCGTGCCCACCGTTGAGCGAGGGTTATGACTGACACCCTTTTGGTCGATGGAGATGGCCGGAGATAGCCCCTCGATATAGTCAACGTCGGGCTTCTCCATCTGTCCCAAGAACTGGCGGGCGTAGGCTGATAACGATTCCACATAGCGTCGCTGTCCCTCAGCGTAGATGGTGTCAAAGGCCAGGCTTGATTTCCCCGAGCCGGAGAGCCCTGTGATGACGACGAATTTATCGCGAGGGATAACGACGTCGATATTCTTCAGATTATGCTCTCGTGCCCCGTGAACGATGATCTTATCTTGAGGCATAGTCCCCTATACCAGACTCTTTCGTAGCTCGATGATTTGATCCCGTAAGAGTGCTGCCCGCTCAAATTCGAGGTCTCTGGCGGCACTCTTCATTTGCGCTTCGAGGTCTTTGATCAAGCGTGCCAGCTCGTCTCGTGGGATCTCTCCGCCGGTGGCATACGTGGCGCGGCTCTCGGCCACGGCCTTGACGCGGTCGGTGATGTCCCTGATTGCCTTCCTGATGCCGACTGGTGTGATGCCGTGTCGCTCGTTGTACTCCATCTGGACCTTGCGGCGGCGGTAGGTTTCCTCGATCGCTCGCCGCATGGAATCGGTCACTACATCAGCGTACATAATTACATGTCCATCAATGTGGCGGGCCGCTCGTCCAATGGTTTGGATCAGGGCACTCTCCGAACGCAGGTAACCCTCCTTATCAGCGTCGAGGATGGCTATCAGAGAGACCTCTGGGAGGTCCAACCCTTCGCGCAGCAGGTTGATGCCAACGACGACATCATAGACGCCTAACCGCAGGTCGCGCAGGATCTCCACCCGTTCCAGGGTCTCGATCTCAGAGTGGAGATAGTGTACCTTTATGCCCATCTCCCGCAGATACTCGGCCAGGGCCTCGGCCATCCGTTTGGTCAGCGTTGTGATCAGGGCCCTCTCGCCTCGATTCACCCGCTTGTTGATTTCGCTGAGAAGGTCGTCGATCTGTCCCTGGGTTGGCTTGACCTCGATGCTGGGGTCAATCACGCCGGTGGGACGAATCAGCTGCTCGACCACTTGCTGGCTGTGTTCCAGTTCATAAGGTCCTGGCGTAGCCGATACATAGATCACCTGGTTGATATGCCGCTCAAACTCAGGGAAGGTCAGGGGGCGGTTATCCAAAGCGGAGGGCAAGCGAAAGCCATACTCAACGAGAACCTCTTTTCGCGAGCGGTCGCCGTGATACATCCCTCGCACCTGGGGGAGCGACATGTGTGATTCATCGATGAACATAAGGAAG is a genomic window of Chloroflexota bacterium containing:
- a CDS encoding GGDEF domain-containing protein, translating into MAGGERESLKQKTNLWARFRITPVVKGSIQQEIVALVAFTLLLLIGWLDYSRQSPVTFWILYLVPIIGVSIYGRLLLAVSFTVFAAIVSLLADLLSTPDPSLYIYDYWEAFIRLLIWGVAAIAICRLAQSNKALREYQEALEQEHQKVHELARTDELTGLFNLRYLNERINEEIGRSCRFAHPLAVLMIDVDNLKGVNDTYGHAEGDRLLREIARTLRAAVRSVDVVARVGGDEFVIILPETGAQGARAVAERILGLVRDRVKLFDTIVPTVSIGLASYERVIQSGEGLIKAADEALYQAKRAGRGQFREVSMVQEVGTEGCYG
- a CDS encoding bifunctional metallophosphatase/5'-nucleotidase, producing MVTKGGLARRATAIRQERAQGGNVLLLDAGNTLLGQPIANRTQGRVIVAAMNLLKYDAMTLGDQDFQLGPEVVQARAKEAAFPFLSANVVKTGTNELVAQPYKIMRIGGRKVAIIGLTDLTRPSPTAPEARGVSSLDILAMAKEYVAEVKRETNIIILLSHLGPELDKKIAKEVPGITVIVGSAMLGLPQPPAKVEGAETLLVQDGRFGEQLSVLHLHIDGAGKVTNYEGKMLTLTAEAFPDDPEMVKLLEPYRKE
- the uvrA gene encoding excinuclease ABC subunit UvrA → MPQDKIIVHGAREHNLKNIDVVIPRDKFVVITGLSGSGKSSLAFDTIYAEGQRRYVESLSAYARQFLGQMEKPDVDYIEGLSPAISIDQKGVSHNPRSTVGTVTETYDYLRLLFARVGHPHCPKCGREISQQTVQQIVDTILGLSEGSRIMIMAPLVRDRKGEHQQVLEDVRKSGYVRVRIDGRIYDISEEIEMDKNKKHTIDVVVDRLVIRKTAEDENGRGVNPDTGRLADSVETALKLGGGVVLISIIDGPELLFSEHFACVHCGISLGEIAPRTFSFNSPHGACRTCTGLGITMEIDPELVIPNKELTLAEGAIQPWSRASANNTYFAHMLGAVARHYGFSMHVPAKNLSQEQLNILLYGSRGTTIRLRHENRYGRMHEYETTFEGVIPNLERRYRETDSDYIRSEIERYMSGRPCPACNGARLKPESLAVTIAGKSIVDVTRLSVTEAMRWFETLEPQLSERERLIAKQVIKEIRARLGFLLDVGLEYLTIDRAAGTLSGGEAQRIRLATQIGSSLMGVLYILDEPSIGLHQRDNRRLINTLKRLRDIGNTVLVIEHDEETIRSSDYIIDIGPGAGEHGGEVVAAGTLQDIMNCPRSITGQYLRGERKIAVPPRRRSGNGKKLIIKGAREHNLKNVDVHIPLGKFVCVTGVSGSGKSTLVDDILYKRLAQILYRARDKPGDHDGVIGLENLDKVVNIDQSPIGRTPRSNPATYTGVFTPIRELFAAVPEARMRGYQPGRFSFNVKGGRCEACQGEGIIQIEMQFLPDVYVPCEVCKGKRYNREALEIRYKGKSIADVLEMTVDEALKSFEHIPVIQNKLATLSNVGLGYIRLGQPATTLSGGEAQRVKLSTELSRRATGRTLYILDEPTTGLHFADVEKLLQVLERLVDAGNSVLVIEHNLDVIKTADWIIDLGPEGGEAGGWVIAEGTPEEVAAMPHSYTGQFLRRLLPERELITKTA